From Methanomassiliicoccales archaeon:
CGGCCATGTCCGCCCGCTCCATCCATCCCCGGCGATTGTGGGGATCTATGGCCAGGGCCTGTTCCAAGAGACGTATGCCATTATCGGTGTTACCGAGCTTGTCCTCTAGCATGGCCATGCTCTCAAGTACAGTGGCCTCCGACGGGTCCAAGACTAACGCCTTTTCGTAGGAGTCCATGGCATCGTCGTTCCGTCCCATCTCCTCCAGCACTCTGCCCCTGAGCTTGTAGACACCGAACTCCTCGGTACCGAGGTCCACGGCCCGGTTGAAGCAGAGCAGGGCGTTCTCCATCTCCCCCAAACGATAGAGGGCGTTACCCTTGTACTTCCAGGTCTGAGCGTCAGAACGGTCGAAGGCCAGTGCCTTATCGAAAGCCGCTATCGCGTCCTCAATGCGGTTGAGCGAGGCCAGCGCCCTCCCGCGATCGCTCTGGTAGTGCGCGGTGTTCGGGTCTAAGGTAACACATTGGTCGAACGCGTCCAGCGCTAGTTCGTAGTTGCGCATCATGAGCAGGGCGCGGCCTTTGCTGGCAAGAGATTCCACGTCCTTTTGGTCCAATCTGAACGAGGTGTCGAAGGCCTCGGATGCCTCGCCGTACTTGCCCATGGACATGAGCACCCGCCCCTTACCCTTGTAAAGGAACGCGTCCGTCTCATCCAGGAATATCGCCGCGGAGAAGGTGGAGAGCGCCTCCTCCAACCTGCCCAACTTCTCTATGGCCCCAGCCTTATCGATGAGGGCCGACTTGTTGCGGGGGTCGATCCCCAATATATCGTCACAGACCTTCAGGATATCTTCTGGTTCTCCCTTGGCCACCACGGCGGATCGCTTCAACTGCAAGACCTGAATGTCCCCTGGCTCCACATCCAACGCCCGGTCGTAGGAGCGCACCGCATCCTGGTAGTGGTTCAATCTGGAGTATGCCAGACCGCGATCCACCCAGGCGATCTTGTTCTTGGGATCCACTTTTACGATCTTGTCGCACACCTTTATGATATCCTCATTGCGACCCAGTAGTTTCAGGCTGTTCTTCTTGGACACCAGCACCTCGATGTCCTTGGGCCCCATTTCCAGAGCCTTGTCGAACGATATGACCGCCTCTTCGTTGCGACCCAGCTTAGCCAGGACCTGCCCCCGGCGTGCGTGTACGAAGCGCCCTTCCTTGTCCAGTATCGCTGCTTGATCGTAACACCCCAATGCCTCCTCGAACCGTTCCAGCCATTCAAGGGCTATGCCCTTGCTGATCCAGACGTTCTTATCGGTCACATCCAGGGTGATGGCCTGATCGTAGCAGACCACCGCTTCCTCGAAGCGGTGCAGGCTTTCCAGACATAATCCCTTCTGGTAGATCAGTTTCTTATCCTGAGGGGATAGCGCTATGGCCTTGTCATAGGCCTTCACCGCCTCCTCGAACCGCTTCAAGGTGAAAAGGGAGTCCCCTTGGATGCGCCAGAACACCAATTGTTCCGGGTTGTGGATACTGCCAGACACCGCCCGGGCCAAAGCCTCTTCGAAGCGGCCTAGGGAGAAGAGCCCTACGGATATGCCCTTGGAAGCGTCCACATCGTTGTGGTCCAGGGAAAGCACCTGTCCATAGAGGCCGACGGCATCCTCTTTCTTGCCCAATCGGTCCAGGGCTACCGCCTTATCGAAAAGGGCGACCTTGTCGTTCGGTGTGATGCGCAGCAACCGGTCGCACACCTCGGACACGTCCTTGTCCTTACCCGCTTGCTTGTAGCATTCCTTCAGGGTCCCCAGCAATGCCGGGTCGTCCGGTACGTTCCTCAACCCCCGTTCCAAGGTCTTTATGGCCTCGCTCACCCTACCGAGCGCCAGCTGTGATTCGCCCAGGTCCCTTAACGCCTGCACGTGGTCCGGTTTTACGGCCAACTGTTCCTCGCTCAAGACCATGACCTCCGGGAAGCGCTTCTGCTTTACCAGAATGGTGCGGCGACGGTCCATCAGTTCCAGGTCCTTGGGGAATGACCCCTGCGCCTTGGTCAGTACCTCCAGGGCATCGGGCTCGGCGCCCATCTTCATCAACATCTCAGCCACGAAGAGCGGGGCGGCCGGATCATTGGGTATCCCGTGCATGAGCTCCTCGGCGGCGGCGTCAAATCCGGGACGGTCGTTCATGGTCGCTAGGACAGTGCAGCGACCATATAGCGCCTGTACATTCCCCGGTATGACCTCTCTCAACCGATCGTAGGACAGCAGGCTTTCCTCGTACCTTCCCATCTCGTTCAGAAGAGAGGCCACTTCCATCCATCCCAACGAATTCTCAGGGTCGGTGCGCAGAGCCCGCTTGTAGTGGTCCAGGGAGTTTGACATGTTCCCGTCGACCCTCGCCTGTCTGGCCACCTTCATGTTGGCCAGAGGATTGTCCTTTTCCCTGTCCAGTACTTCCTCCAATAGGTCCTGGGCCTCCTCGTTGCGTCCCAATTTTTCCAGGGACTCGACCTTGATCATCATGAGGGTGGTGTTCCTAGGAGCCAGAACCAGAGCCGATTCCAGCTCCGTCAGGGCGGCCTCGGGATTATCCTTGTGAAGCATAGCCGATGCCTTCCTCCCCTTCCAAAGGGGTATTTCATCGGTCCTCTGCAAAATAAGGTCGTAAGTACTTTCGTCCAGAGGGTCGGCCTCCAGAGCCTTTAGCAATGCCTGGAACGATTCGGTGGGACGGTTCATGGCATCGAACACCTCTGCCCGGACAACGTGTGCCGTTCGGTCATTGGGTTGAAGGGACACGAAATCGTCCAGTATCTTGAGGGCGCCCTCATTATCCCCTTGTTTTCGGTATAAAGCAGCATACAACAGAACGCTGCTGCGGTCATCGGGAGCAGAACGTACCAGTCGTTCCATGACCTCCCTGGCCGGTACTGGGAGACCGCTGCGCATATAGGCATCCGACAAACGGGCCACGGCATCCCTGTAGATATCCGGACGGGCGCTGGTCTTGCGGTCCATCCCCTCCAGGATAATCCTTGCCTTCACTAGCTCGGCCTTTCCCCGGTCGATCTCATTGGATTGAATATACCGGTCCGCGGCGTCCATTGATCGCGAGGCCTTCTTGACGGTCCTCATCTCCCCGTCCATCAAGCTGTCGAATAAACCCATATGTCCCACCTATACCGACTTCAATGGGGCCCTGACAATTAATATCTTTGTCGGCGCCCCTAGACCATGATTGTCATACGTTTATTTCATAATTGTCTGACCGATGATCAATAAACAATAATGATGCCACCATAGTAAGCTACACCCACACTGGCATCTAAACATATATGCCCATAATAAATTATATATATCATAGGACACTATAACTTAATTTGTCCGACTAATGTCGGACGGATGGGATGCGAAATGAGGCGAAATGAGAGCTCGCTTTGGGAACAGCAAAACGATGATCATGCCGTTGAATGGATGAAGACCCATACGATCCAAGACCTCAAGCTGATGGCTTTTCAAATGGACCAACAGGGAGAGGATTCGTTGGATATATGGGGCCTCATAAATGATCTGAGAGTCATGAGCAACTAGGTTCATACGTTCCTGGAACAAGTTCTGGTGGAAAGAAGGACCCCCCTTAGCCTTTCCACTAGCCTCTAATTTTTATTTTTTCTCTGGCTATTCTTGCCAGCGTTCTTCACTTTATGAAAGGCTTAAAATACAAAATCTCCATTATGAGCGCACCGCGCAGGTGTAATCTAGCGGTTAGGATTTTAGCCTTCCAAGCTAAACACTCGGGTTCGAATCCCGACACCTGCACTCCATCTCCTATCCAGAGAATTATTTTCTGGATTCAATCAAAAGGGTAATTACAAAAACCCTTTTCTTTTTTATTTTTTCAATTGACCGGAGGGATCATCTTGTGCGATGATTCCCCGTCTTCGCTCGTTCCGTATAATGGAAAAAGTGGGCTGGATGATGAAAAACCTAGAAAAGAGTATGATTTTTCTGATGGTTGTCAAAATTCTTATTCTTTTGAATTAGAGTGCCACGAATGTGGAACGAAGATAGATTTAACTGTGGGCTGTGGAAAAAGGTTTCCACAACAATGTCCCATCTGTTCTAAAAAATGGAAACGAAAGACTTTTAAGAAATATTATCGAGCAATAACACAATTTAAGGATCCTAAATTTTTAACGCTTACCCTTCGATATGATAAGACAAAAATAGAGTTCGTGGCTAAAGACAGGGATATCTGGAGCATGAGGAAAGAATTGTTCAGAGTGCTCAGAGAACAGTATCATAAACCCATCAAGGGATGGGTTGCTACTGTTGAATATCCTAATCATATCCATTTGGTGATCGATTCCCCCTACATCGACCAGGATTTGATTTCTAGGACATGGCAAACTATTACCGGGGATTCTTTCAAGGTAGATATTCGCCAGGTTAAAAAATATGAATTCAGGAAGATGGCGTCCTACTTGACAAAATATATTAGTAAGGCTACTTGTTGGGATGATGTTGATCTGGATCAGTTAAAAGGTTTTCACATCAAAGGACAATGGGGTTTAAACCCTGGTGTCCCTCCCCCAAACCTATGCCATTATGGCCAAGTGCATAAGGTTGAGCATGAAACAAGTTATTCCAGTCATGCTAATGCTGATCGTCTGAGACTGTTTTTAAAGGATAGTTTGCCCCCACTTGGATGAGTAATAGAACCCATCTATCCGGGCATCATTTATTCGAGAATTTTATTAATTTTACTTACTGTAATATTTTTGGATTTCATTATGAAATTGATTAAATCTTCTTTTTCATCACCATCGAATAAAGGAGAGTAATTCATGTCCAGTTCGGAAATTATTTTTTTTAATTTGGGTTTTGATAATGTTTTTAATTTTTCCTTTTTTGTAAGTGGTTTTTCATCACCTGTTTTTGTCTTTGTAGCTGTATCAATGTTTTCTTTACTTTCTTTAATGCCAAAATGTTTTTTCTTATATCTCTCAATAGACATTGTGCCCATACCACGGTTGCAGGGGCCACAAATAGGCCTTAGGTTGTCGATGTGATCATTTCCGCCTTTTGATACTGCCTTGTTATGTCCAATTTGAAAATCGGTTATGTGAATAGTTCTGATTTGGCAACAATAGCACTTTCCTTCAGCTTTGTTTCCGATGTATTTGAACCAGACTGCATCTCTAGTGTTTTTATCGATCTTTCTCCGTTTCGGTTTTTCTTCATCTAACCAACCGAACACTAAATCACCATGGAAAGTGTATTTTTATAATGAATAAATAAAGATATTTAGAAATTTACTGATATTGAAAATAATCATTTGAAGGAAAAATTAGATGTTATCGAAATGATATTTTGAACAGTTCTCGATGGGTCTTTAAAAAGATTGGTGCAGAGGCCTATCTTCTCGGGCGTGCGTCAGCACGACCGCCAACGGCGCAGAGCGCCGGTTTTCAATAAAACAGTACTGAATGATAAAATTACATTTCTTTGACATATTTTAGAATACCAATCAGTAAACAAACTCCACCAGCAAGAAGAGTAAGATGTGCTGGAATAACTAAGAATAGATAGGGTTGACCCATAACTGGAATATGATAAGATCCAACATAAGTTATTACAGTAGAAAAAGCAAATAAATATGTTATATAGCCGATTGCAATCAAAATAAATCCATAAACAATAAATCGAATTCCATCTTCACATTTCGGTTTTCTTTTAAATTCGGATTCTAATAAAAGATCATTATCTCTCAATTAAACCATCCATAAATGATTTACATCATTCAGCTTATAAGTTGCCCATCTTTTTTAAAAATAATTATACAAAATATCAATAATATATTATTGTACAAAAATATTAATAATCATATATGTTATTATATAATATACAATTATTAAAAACAATCATATGACCTGATTTGTTGGTCTATTTATGGTATACCAGATATGTGTTTAAAATATACAATTATATTACATATTTATAGAAACATTTATTAACAATTAGGCCAATTATTTCATGCACTTAAGTGCTTAAAAACTGTAATAATACTGACACGCTGCCCACGATCTAACTCTGTTCTGTTTGTGATAATTGTTGTGATAAAATGTTAGATCGAACGATCAGGAGAGCAGCAGGTCAATGTCTTTCCCTAAGAATGACCCGGTTAAAATCGGAAATTCATCATCATTCAATGGGAATGCTGCACCAAAGATAATTACTCCAGAGCCTAATTCTCCTTCTGAGGGTTCGAATGCCAAGCGCAAAGCTGGCAAAAGTAAATCCTCTGTGGTCAAACGCAAGCCAGGAAAGAAAAGGAAGGGGAGAAGTATGGGCAGATACCCCTTTCTAACCTGGAAGAGCAAGTATCTTGAGACGATGGGGAGTAATTATACGGAGGCTACTAGAAAGGAGCATGATCGGAGATATCGAAGGATGCACAGGGATATGACAATGCTGGTTGAGAAGGGAAAAATGACTACCACCAATCCTGAGAAGATGACAGCGGAGGATATTCTAACTTTCATGGGATACCTTAAATCGAAAAAGGTCAAAGAAAGTGAAAGATGCCATGATCTGTCAGCTTTGAAAAATCTATTTGCCTTTGTCGGTAGTCTAGCCGTGGAACAGTTTAAAATTAAGTATAAAACAATGGTTCCACAAAGAAGACAGGGACGATATCCCCCGATGCAGGATACCGACTTTGAGGTCTTATTAAAGGCCTCTGAGACGGTCGATAATGACAATTGGAGGCTATTGCAGGCCTATGCCATTGTCATTCTTTCCATCTGTGCAGGTCTGAGAAATAAGGAGCTCCGCCTCAGCGATGTCTATGATCTTGACGCTAATGAATGGATATTCCATGCTAGGAGGGTCAAGGGAGAAGACACATATGGCCAGGCCAGAGATATTCCGATAAGGCCTGAGGCTCGTAGATTACTCATAAGATACTTGAGATTGAGAAAGCGATTAGTTGCCGAAAAAAGACCGGATAACTTGGCTCTCTTTCCAGCATTGGGAGACAAGAGGGATGGGTATTATGTTGGCAACAGTCTGCAAAAATTGAAGACCTTAGTGGAACAGGACACCGGAATCAAGTTCGATCTGAGGATGTGCCGTAGGACATTTGGACAATTGGCACTCGATGAAGGGATGAGCATTGAATCTGTGTCTGGTTTCTTGGGTCATAGTAATACAAAGACCACAGAGAACAACTATTGCCGGAGAAAACAGGATTTGGCAATAAAGGAAGCTAAGAGATTATGGAACGATCAACATGATTCTAGCTCCTTGCCGATTGTAAAAACCCCTCTGATTGAATCTAAATATGAGGTGACTGGATATGTTTGAGAGTGAAGACCGACACCTGCACCATTTTCCCTTTTATGCCATATCCCTTCACCGACCATTTTTCTATTCATAAAAAATTTCCTGTGGTGACGAACATGAGCGATTTATGTTATCCCGCCCATGCAGGCGAAACGGTGAGCTTTCAGAAATGAATGATCTATGATAAGACATACATGATCCACGGCCAGCTGCATAACTGATCTGAGGATCGTCCGTAAGATCGGAAGTTCATTGGAGCTGTGCAAGAACTATCTGAAAAAAATGTAAGGCGGGGGAGACGGGGCCTGTTGTCCCCCTCCGCCTTGGGATGGTCGTCATAGTCAGGGGCACGAAGCCCGTATTTTATGGTAGTTCTTGCTGATATTAAAGGCAAGAAGGGGAGAGGTGAGTGAAAATAGAATGGGGGCAATAAAAGACTGGCCCACCTTCAATATCAGTGAAAATGTTTACTCACTTTCGCTTGTGCCGCACCTTGACCGCTTCACCCCGGCGCATATCCATCATCTCCCGGCCGCCCATGGTAGCTACGCCTACGCCGACGACCTTCTCGTTGCGCATGATAGCCACTTCTTCGCCAGCCCTGATGGATTCATCGGCGTCCGCGACACCGACGGCGAAAAGACTTCCCTTCAGTTCAAAGTCTCCCATGACCACCTTGGGCATTACCGGCAATATCGATTCCGCGCCTTCGATGGTCAGGGAGATCATTCCCCGCTCCGGGTTAAGCATGCCCCTCTGCTCCTTTCGATGCATGATCTTCATGAAGGGATAGTTGCCCAGGATGTGAGCGTCCTCCAGCAGTGCTTCGCCCCCGGGCCCGAACTGGAAACCGGATACGGAGGACATGGCCGCCCAGCGGTCCATCGACGGATCGATGCGATCGTAAGTTCCGCAGAGCGCCACCAATGTCTCCTTGAGCTTACCCAAGGAAGCGTTGGATGTGGGGGAGCCGTCCGAGGTGATGGTCCCATCCAGCACCTCCTGGATGATGGGACCCTCGTCTCCCAGATGGATGATGACGTGATCGTAGCCCTGCTTGGCCACGGACAGTGTCATGTCCTGTACCATGGCCTGCTCCTCCCGGTCCCAGTGACCGGTGACGGGTATGTCGTACTGCGCTGCCGGATAGAACAGTTCCAGTTCTCGGGGGACCGCCCCTAGTGGTGAGGTGATGATCATCTCTTGGACCACTGCTCCGTTGGGGACCTCCCACAGCACCTGACGGAAGAGCCTATGGCTCTTCGACGTGTAGTAGGGCTTCTTGGCCGAGCAGGGGATGAGCAGCAATATCTTACGGTGGTCGGGACGATGGAAACGTGTTTTGACCATCTCCCTGAAACGTTTGACGTCCGGTCGGACCAGGGATTGCTTGGCGTTGCAGTAGAAACGTGGACCGACCACCCCGAAGTCCGTCTCTTGATAGGCGTAATGATCGTCATCGCAAATACGCAGTGCGGCCACGTTCCAAGGGGTGGCCTGGGAACGTAGCTCTGCCAGTTCCCTCATCCTGCCCATGGATATCATATGCTTGATCAGACCGATCTCGTTCATCATCTGTTGTCGGTTGAACTGCTTCAGGTCGGTCTTCCCGTCCATAAGCCAGGAGGCCTTGTCCGCCGATATCGCTCCTTCCGGCAGGGATAACTGCCCCAATGCCGCCCGGTGATCGATCAATGCGCTGTCCACGAGGTCCACGCCAAGATAGATCAGTATGGCCAGGTTGGTGGTATCGGCCATGCCGGGAGCGTATATCAGCTTGGAACGTCCCACTTCGCTCCTAAAGGACACTAAGGCGTTCACGAACGTTCGGGCGTCCCGACGCAGTTCAAAGGCGTTCTTCAAGACGGCGATCTCGGTCGATTCCGGCTCCGGTGACAAACAGCTTTCTTGAAGGAGGTTCCTGGCCCTCAGCGATGGAACCATCCCATCGCTCCATATCTTTAGGACCTCGCGGTCGCCCATTTTCAGTTCTGGACCTTCCTCGCCCATGCGGACGCTCAGCCCTTGTTCTCCACCCACCATGAAGACACCAGGTGTCTCTACCGAGCTGTCCTCTAAAGACCATAGGCAACGGCGAGCAGTTCCGGACCGGGCCAGCAGTTCCAACATAAAACGGTGATTACTCTATCTATTAAAAAGGATGGTGAAAGGGGTTTCAGAAGGTCGTCACCAAATCGTGCTCGGCGATCACCTGACGGGCCTTTTCCCAATCGATGACCTCCACGCCCTCGATCAAAGGTACGTCGCCGACCACTTTCAGAAGGTCCTCGCCAACCACGTATATCTTGGCCTCGAAGTCCAGAAGGTCGGTTATGGCTTCAGCGTTGGATGGCATCTTCACT
This genomic window contains:
- a CDS encoding tetratricopeptide repeat protein — translated: MGLFDSLMDGEMRTVKKASRSMDAADRYIQSNEIDRGKAELVKARIILEGMDRKTSARPDIYRDAVARLSDAYMRSGLPVPAREVMERLVRSAPDDRSSVLLYAALYRKQGDNEGALKILDDFVSLQPNDRTAHVVRAEVFDAMNRPTESFQALLKALEADPLDESTYDLILQRTDEIPLWKGRKASAMLHKDNPEAALTELESALVLAPRNTTLMMIKVESLEKLGRNEEAQDLLEEVLDREKDNPLANMKVARQARVDGNMSNSLDHYKRALRTDPENSLGWMEVASLLNEMGRYEESLLSYDRLREVIPGNVQALYGRCTVLATMNDRPGFDAAAEELMHGIPNDPAAPLFVAEMLMKMGAEPDALEVLTKAQGSFPKDLELMDRRRTILVKQKRFPEVMVLSEEQLAVKPDHVQALRDLGESQLALGRVSEAIKTLERGLRNVPDDPALLGTLKECYKQAGKDKDVSEVCDRLLRITPNDKVALFDKAVALDRLGKKEDAVGLYGQVLSLDHNDVDASKGISVGLFSLGRFEEALARAVSGSIHNPEQLVFWRIQGDSLFTLKRFEEAVKAYDKAIALSPQDKKLIYQKGLCLESLHRFEEAVVCYDQAITLDVTDKNVWISKGIALEWLERFEEALGCYDQAAILDKEGRFVHARRGQVLAKLGRNEEAVISFDKALEMGPKDIEVLVSKKNSLKLLGRNEDIIKVCDKIVKVDPKNKIAWVDRGLAYSRLNHYQDAVRSYDRALDVEPGDIQVLQLKRSAVVAKGEPEDILKVCDDILGIDPRNKSALIDKAGAIEKLGRLEEALSTFSAAIFLDETDAFLYKGKGRVLMSMGKYGEASEAFDTSFRLDQKDVESLASKGRALLMMRNYELALDAFDQCVTLDPNTAHYQSDRGRALASLNRIEDAIAAFDKALAFDRSDAQTWKYKGNALYRLGEMENALLCFNRAVDLGTEEFGVYKLRGRVLEEMGRNDDAMDSYEKALVLDPSEATVLESMAMLEDKLGNTDNGIRLLEQALAIDPHNRRGWMERADMAERLKRDEDVLSSYDNAIGLDPKDPAAWNGKGFVLLRIGRHDQAKRAFEKALELSPNMTSATEGLRMADGKQRENQVSEMAGKVLEFQYRNGRRMGKEEVFRECNVPYQMLDDVFGFIEQREYVDPSQLSEEEFSSLEMQSRTALLTYYRSSRSGQGGMTLADVYSSLPDRNIARAKRVLGYIEGVNDIDFTYVMPDEETEQLLRTALNMPEERRNLFSLMEGLNIGVYKARNIIAITNSLKAGERPVPASRSKGQRAPQAHRSTDDLFVERPKRKRPEKVDAVFLPDERPRPPDQQDREGVRLFGSEERELYDTFYPPKSGKKKAEKKDEVEGRRCLFHGALAVSVCPNCSSMLCKECEDSGKCPRCNFTLGDNAPRRNAPEETGVGSPEPSEPEERDWSRL
- a CDS encoding HNH endonuclease signature motif containing protein — encoded protein: MFGWLDEEKPKRRKIDKNTRDAVWFKYIGNKAEGKCYCCQIRTIHITDFQIGHNKAVSKGGNDHIDNLRPICGPCNRGMGTMSIERYKKKHFGIKESKENIDTATKTKTGDEKPLTKKEKLKTLSKPKLKKIISELDMNYSPLFDGDEKEDLINFIMKSKNITVSKINKILE
- a CDS encoding site-specific integrase gives rise to the protein MSFPKNDPVKIGNSSSFNGNAAPKIITPEPNSPSEGSNAKRKAGKSKSSVVKRKPGKKRKGRSMGRYPFLTWKSKYLETMGSNYTEATRKEHDRRYRRMHRDMTMLVEKGKMTTTNPEKMTAEDILTFMGYLKSKKVKESERCHDLSALKNLFAFVGSLAVEQFKIKYKTMVPQRRQGRYPPMQDTDFEVLLKASETVDNDNWRLLQAYAIVILSICAGLRNKELRLSDVYDLDANEWIFHARRVKGEDTYGQARDIPIRPEARRLLIRYLRLRKRLVAEKRPDNLALFPALGDKRDGYYVGNSLQKLKTLVEQDTGIKFDLRMCRRTFGQLALDEGMSIESVSGFLGHSNTKTTENNYCRRKQDLAIKEAKRLWNDQHDSSSLPIVKTPLIESKYEVTGYV
- a CDS encoding DUF5591 domain-containing protein, with amino-acid sequence MLELLARSGTARRCLWSLEDSSVETPGVFMVGGEQGLSVRMGEEGPELKMGDREVLKIWSDGMVPSLRARNLLQESCLSPEPESTEIAVLKNAFELRRDARTFVNALVSFRSEVGRSKLIYAPGMADTTNLAILIYLGVDLVDSALIDHRAALGQLSLPEGAISADKASWLMDGKTDLKQFNRQQMMNEIGLIKHMISMGRMRELAELRSQATPWNVAALRICDDDHYAYQETDFGVVGPRFYCNAKQSLVRPDVKRFREMVKTRFHRPDHRKILLLIPCSAKKPYYTSKSHRLFRQVLWEVPNGAVVQEMIITSPLGAVPRELELFYPAAQYDIPVTGHWDREEQAMVQDMTLSVAKQGYDHVIIHLGDEGPIIQEVLDGTITSDGSPTSNASLGKLKETLVALCGTYDRIDPSMDRWAAMSSVSGFQFGPGGEALLEDAHILGNYPFMKIMHRKEQRGMLNPERGMISLTIEGAESILPVMPKVVMGDFELKGSLFAVGVADADESIRAGEEVAIMRNEKVVGVGVATMGGREMMDMRRGEAVKVRHKRK
- a CDS encoding DsrE family protein, whose translation is MAESILILVTKPPYGFEEAFAGLRAGLGMLVSGLVPVSDVLLVGEGTLNAVKAQRPEAVKMPSNAEAITDLLDFEAKIYVVGEDLLKVVGDVPLIEGVEVIDWEKARQVIAEHDLVTTF